In the genome of Chryseobacterium sp. 52, the window AGGTTATTAAATATGAAGTTTCACGGCTTATATAGTTTCTTTAAAGGTACCGCGCTGCTTGGCGGCGTGGTACTTTTTCCTTTATCATGTGCTTCTGTAGGATCAGATAAGGGAAGTGATGTTCAGTATTGGCTCACGAAGGGCAATGAAAGTGTAAAATTACAGCAGCAGACTCCGGTAAAGTTTGTAAAAAATGCTAACAGCTGGCAGAATATTGAAATTGATGATACTCAGAAATTTCAACATATTGATGGCTTTGGATACACCCTCACAGGAGGCAGCGTAGAAGTCATCAACAGACTTTCACCTTCAAAAAGAAAAGCTTTGCTTAATGAGCTCTTTGGAAATGATAAAAACTCTATTTCCATAAGCTACTTACGTTTGAGTATCGGAGCTTCTGATCTGGATGGAAAAGTATTTTCTTACGACGACCTTCCGGAAGGACAGACGGATCCTGCACTTTCAAAATTCAGTCTGGATAATGATAAAGATTTGATTGCAATGTTGAAAGAGATCCTGACAATCAATCCTAAAATAAAGATAATAGCTGCTCCTTGGTCTCCTCCGGTCTGGATGAAAGATAACGGGAAATCAAAAGGAGGAAGCTTAAAACCTGAATTTTACAGAACCTATGCTGATTATTTTGTAAAATACATCCTTGGCATGAAGAAAGAGGGAATTATAATTGACGCCATTACTCCTCAAAACGAACCTCTCCATCCTGGAAACAATCCGAGTCTGCTTATGTTGTCTGAACAGCAGAGGGATTTTATCAAAGGTCATTTAGGTCCGGTCTTTAAAGCCAATAATATCAAAACAAAAATTGTTGTTTACGACCACAACTGTAATAAACCGGAATATGCCCTTGATATCCTGAAAGATCCCGAAGCATACTCATATATTGACGGTTCAGCTTTCCATTTATACGAGGGAGATATCTCTGCTTTAAGTACGGTGCACAATGCATTTCCCGATAAAAATTTGTACTTTACCGAGCAGTGGACCGGAGCCAAAGGAACTTTTAATGAAGATCTGAACTGGCACGTTAAAAACGTAGTCATTGGTTCTGTGAGAAACTGGAGCAAAATTGCTTTGGAATGGAATGTAGCAAGTGATCCGCAATATCAACCGCATACAGATGGCGGCTGCACGGAATGTAAAGGAGCAATAACAATTTCTGACAGTGAAAATTTCACCAGAAATGTTGCTTATTACATCATTGCACACGCTTCCAAATTCGTTCCTGCAGGTTCTCAGCGTATTGCTTCCACACAGACAGAAACCCTTTCTACGGCGGCTTTTAAGACACCGTCCGGAAAAACAGTATTGATCGTCCAGAACGGAAAAAATACTGACGAGAGTTTTAATATCAAATATAAAGGAAAGACCGCTCCCGTCATTCTCTCAGGAAATTCGGCAGCTACTTATGTTTTTTAATTTAATATCATGAAAAAAGTTTATTTCTTACTGGCCTGTTCAGCACTTGGAATGAATGCTTACGGGCAGAAAACAGTTGATCAGAAAGTGGCAGAGCTGCTCTCTAAAATGACACTGGAAGAAAAGGTAGGGCAGATGGTTCAGTACAGTGGATTTGAGTATGCCACAGGGCCTCAGCAGTCCAATTCTGCAGCGGTTTTAGAAGAAATAAAGAAAGGAAAAGTAGGCTCTATGCTGAATGTAGCCGGAGCTGAAGAAACAAAAGCTTTTCAGAAATTAGCCCAACAGTCAAGATTAAAAATCCCATTGCTTTTCGGGCAGGATGTTATTCATGGCTACAGAACCACTTTTCCTGTAAATTTAGGTCAGGCAGCGAGTTGGGATCTAGGGTTGATTGAAAAATCTGAAAGAATTGCAGCCACTGAAGCTTCTGCTTATGGGATTCACTGGACATTTGCCCCAATGGTTGATATTGCAAGAGATCCCAGATGGGGAAGAGTAATGGAAGGTTCCGGCGAAGATACGTATCTGGGTACACAGATCGGTCTGGCCAGAATCAAAGGATTTCAGGGAAAAGGGCTTGGAAGTCTGGATGCGGTAATGGCCTGTGCCAAACATTTTGCCGCATACGGAGCTGCAGTGGGTGGCAGAGATTATAATTCTGTAGATATGAGTTTAAGACAACTGCATGAAACCTATTTACCGCCATTTAAAGCAGCAGCAGAGGCAGGAGTAGCAACGTTCATGAATTCATTCAACGATATCAACGGAATTCCTGCTACGGCAAACAGATATATTCAAAGAGACCTGTTAAAAGGAAAATGGAATTATAAAGGTTTTGTCGTGTCAGATTGGGGAAGTATCGGAGAAATGATTCCTCACGGTTATGCTAAAGATGCCACAGAAGCAGCTGAAAAGGCAGTGTTGGGAGGAAGTGATATGGATATGGAAAGCCGTGTTTATATGACAGAACTTCCAAAACTGGTAAAAGAGGGAAAAGTAGACGTAAAATGGGTTGATGATGCAGCAGGAAGAATTTTAGCAAAAAAATTCGAGATGGGACTTTTTGATGATCCTTACAGATTCAGCAACGAAAAAAGACAGAAAGAGCAGACCGATAACCAGGAACACAGAAAATTCGGAAGAGAATTCGGTTCAAAAAGCATTGTTCTTCTGAAAAATCAGGGAAATATTCTTCCCCTTTCAAAAACGGTGAAAACGGTAGCACTTATCGGTCCTTTTGGAAAAGAAACTGTAGCCAATCATGGATTCTGGTCTGTTGCGTTTAAAGATGATAACCAAAGAATAATTTCGCAGTTTGACGGGATCAAAAATCAATTAGATAAAAACTCGACTTTATTATATGCAAAAGGAGCTAATGCAGATGATCAGGACAAATCCATGTTTGCAGAAGCGATAGAGACAGCCAAAAAAGCAGATGTTGTGATCATGACTTTAGGTGAAGGCCATGCGATGAGCGGTGAAGCAAAAAGCCGAAGCAATATTGGTTTTTCAGGTGTTCAGGAAGATCTGTTGAAAGAAATCGCCAAGACCGGAAAGCCTATTGTTTTAATGAT includes:
- a CDS encoding glycoside hydrolase family 30 protein, producing the protein MKFHGLYSFFKGTALLGGVVLFPLSCASVGSDKGSDVQYWLTKGNESVKLQQQTPVKFVKNANSWQNIEIDDTQKFQHIDGFGYTLTGGSVEVINRLSPSKRKALLNELFGNDKNSISISYLRLSIGASDLDGKVFSYDDLPEGQTDPALSKFSLDNDKDLIAMLKEILTINPKIKIIAAPWSPPVWMKDNGKSKGGSLKPEFYRTYADYFVKYILGMKKEGIIIDAITPQNEPLHPGNNPSLLMLSEQQRDFIKGHLGPVFKANNIKTKIVVYDHNCNKPEYALDILKDPEAYSYIDGSAFHLYEGDISALSTVHNAFPDKNLYFTEQWTGAKGTFNEDLNWHVKNVVIGSVRNWSKIALEWNVASDPQYQPHTDGGCTECKGAITISDSENFTRNVAYYIIAHASKFVPAGSQRIASTQTETLSTAAFKTPSGKTVLIVQNGKNTDESFNIKYKGKTAPVILSGNSAATYVF
- a CDS encoding glycoside hydrolase family 3 N-terminal domain-containing protein, which produces MKKVYFLLACSALGMNAYGQKTVDQKVAELLSKMTLEEKVGQMVQYSGFEYATGPQQSNSAAVLEEIKKGKVGSMLNVAGAEETKAFQKLAQQSRLKIPLLFGQDVIHGYRTTFPVNLGQAASWDLGLIEKSERIAATEASAYGIHWTFAPMVDIARDPRWGRVMEGSGEDTYLGTQIGLARIKGFQGKGLGSLDAVMACAKHFAAYGAAVGGRDYNSVDMSLRQLHETYLPPFKAAAEAGVATFMNSFNDINGIPATANRYIQRDLLKGKWNYKGFVVSDWGSIGEMIPHGYAKDATEAAEKAVLGGSDMDMESRVYMTELPKLVKEGKVDVKWVDDAAGRILAKKFEMGLFDDPYRFSNEKRQKEQTDNQEHRKFGREFGSKSIVLLKNQGNILPLSKTVKTVALIGPFGKETVANHGFWSVAFKDDNQRIISQFDGIKNQLDKNSTLLYAKGANADDQDKSMFAEAIETAKKADVVIMTLGEGHAMSGEAKSRSNIGFSGVQEDLLKEIAKTGKPIVLMINAGRPLIFDWAADHVPAIVYTWWLGTEAGNSIADVLFGTVNPGGKLPMSFPRTEGQIPVYYNHYNTGRPAKNNTDRNYVSAYIDLDNDPKFPFGYGLSYTDFKYSDMVLNSVSLKGNQTLNISVNVSNTGNFDGEEVVQLYIRDLFGKVVRPVKELKGFQKVFIKKGETKKIDFKLTPEDLKFFDDELNYDWEGGEFDMMVGTNSQNVQTKRISWSK